From the Carya illinoinensis cultivar Pawnee chromosome 4, C.illinoinensisPawnee_v1, whole genome shotgun sequence genome, one window contains:
- the LOC122306713 gene encoding photosystem II repair protein PSB27-H1, chloroplastic — protein MASPTLLTPTVSKLTSQLSPIKPKFTTTIIATNSTNAHQPRRREFLSLATTILSPAWLSAVSTPALAASDEEYVKETAEVINKVRTTIQMDKNDPNVAAAVADLRETSNSWVAKYRREKVLLARVSFRDMYSALNAVSGHYISFGPTAPIPAKRKARILEEMDTAEKALLRGR, from the coding sequence ATGGCGTCCCCAACCCTACTAACTCCCACGGTCTCCAAACTAACATCACAGCTCTCACCCATCAAACCCaaattcaccaccaccatcattGCCACAAACTCCACCAATGCCCATCAACCTCGCCGTCGAGAATTCTTATCGCTGGCCACTACCATCCTCTCTCCTGCATGGCTTTCTGCGGTCAGTACCCCAGCACTGGCTGCTTCAGATGAGGAGTACGTAAAAGAGACAGCAGAAGTGATAAACAAGGTCAGAACCACAATTCAGATGGATAAGAACGATCCTAATGTGGCTGCCGCAGTCGCTGATCTAAGAGAGACCTCAAATTCTTGGGTGGCTAAGTACAGGAGGGAGAAAGTTTTGCTTGCCAGGGTTTCCTTCCGGGACATGTATTCAGCCCTCAATGCTGTTTCGGGGCATTATATTAGTTTTGGCCCAACGGCACCGATACCGGCGAAGCGAAAGGCCAGAATATTGGAAGAGATGGACACTGCGGAGAAGGCCTTGTTGAGAggaagataa